AGAGGACAACCATGAGCAGGATGACGGTACAGATATCCAAGAGGTGGTCTATGTTCAGTGACGCTTCTTCAGAGATGGAGGTTACCATCCAATCCAATAGGAAACCGCAGATGAAGGGGATCGTGTAAAGGACGGCGGTGGAGACCAAGGTCAGGATGGCGCAGTAACGCATCTCCTTGTACTTCGATTTGTCATAGGACTCCAGCATCTTGAGGGATTCCCATGCCGATCTGATCATGCCCATGTTCCGTTCCTCCCCTGTCCGGTTCTGTACATGTTATCATACAGAACCGATGATTCAAGCAATTCCGAGTGAGTTCCCTGTCCGACCACCTTGCCCTGCTGCATCAGGATAATGCTGTCCGAAACCTCACAGGTGGAAGTATCATGCATTATGAACACTACCGTCTTTCCGGCACACATCTCCGATATGGTGGACATGGCCAATCCCTTCGTCCTTTTGTCCAGTGAAAAGAAGCAATCGTCAAAGATGTAGAGGTCCGAATCCCTGAGGAGACCGCGGACCATAAGGATCAAAAGCCTTTGTCCCCCTGAGGTATGGGAGACATTGTCGTATAGCATTGAATCGAGTCCCCCCGGCATGTCTACGATGAATCTTCCCAATCCGATGCGTTCACATACCGAGAGTATCTCCTCGTCGGAATGATTCCCCTTCGGGTCCAGGTTATAACGGAGCGTCCCTCTGAAGATGTGCATGGAGTTATTGACGTAGGATATGTGCCCGCGCAGCAGTACCGGATCTGTACTGGATACATCCATCCCGCATACCGTCAGCCGTCCTGTATCGGGCATGGTGAAACCGAGGGCCATCTTGAAAAGTTCCGATGAATCGTTATCATTGGGGCCGACGATCGATACCGTCTTCCCCCTATCGATTTCAAGGTTGATTCCGTCGAATATGACCCTGCCATGCCTACTCTTCAGATTCACGTCCTTCGCCAAGAAGATTGTACCTGTGTCCTCGTCCACTTCCGGTTCTCCGTATGTCTTCTCCATCGACTGGGCGTTGATGACGACCTCTTTCAAATGACTGAAGCACTCGCGCATCCTCGGCACCCCCACGTATGCATACGGGACCAGGGCCAACGTAGCGATGATATAGGTCGCCACCTGCATGAAAATGATTATATCGGTAGCTATCAGCTTGTTACCTTCGTCGAGAGCGGATGCCACGAATGTGAACACAATGAATATCCACATGCATGCGGTGACAAGGCTAGACACATAGTAGCTGTTCAGCACGACCTTCCTATTCATTGCTCCGAATTGTGCGCTGTATTCCCCGAACTTTTCCACCTCGTAATCATACCCGTCGTAAGCACGAATGGTACGTGCGCCCGGGATCTTCTCCCTCAGGCTTGAATTCACATCGGACATAGTCTCCACTTGCTTCTTGTACAGCGGCTGGAGACGTCTGGTGAATACGTAAGTGAAAGAACCGACGAAGGCCAGTGTCGCGAACAATATGGTTCCCAAAATGGCATTGGTATCGAATGTGTATACAATGAGAATGCCCAAAAGGATCGGCATGGGCAGATAGGTCCTCAGGGTTTCGAAAACAAATCTCTGTATAGACGATACGTCATTGGTCAGGCATACCATGGCCTCGGACGGTACGATCCCCAGGGCGTTGATGTTGTTTGATTTGACTGCGACTTCCACCAGCCTTCCCCTGAGCTCCTCCGCGACTGACGTCGCCACCTTGGATGCCAGATTGGTGGTGACGAAGAGGATGAGGGATAATACCAGAGTACTTATTATGAGAAAACAGCCGAACAGTATGAGCTTGGAGAAATCTCCGTCGTAAATCCCCTTGTTTAGGATAGGTTTCAACAGAGTTATAGCGACAGCTTGAGCAATCACCCCTACGATCTGCAGTGCTGTGATGAAGATTATGACCTTCATATGCGGCCGCAGAAGGGCCCTGATCGTCCAGCCGTCGTCATTGGTCATCCATCATACTATGGCCTCATTTCTAAAAAGGTTTTTTTAACGTCACCAACTAAACATGACCATGGAGGAACATTACTCGTATCTTGCGAATTATGCGATGGGGATCATGCTCGTCATGTCCTTTCATCTTCTGTTCGAGGGTACCGTCGCACTGATGTTCCCCGAAATCTTCGATACCGGATACCTATCCCATCAGGCCTATCAGATCGTGTACGTCGGATTGGGTGCATTGGAATTCATAGTATTCGTGATGCTGGCCAACGAATCAGGAATCGGTTACAAACTCGCCATTCTCCTCATAATAGTGATACTGGTCCTTAACGTGTACAACATAGTCGATGACATACCGTACGGGTTCGACATGGCGCTTCAGGGAATCCTCGGCTCAATCACGATGGTGATACTTCTTATGCCGAGTGTCCGCCGTTATTACAACAACTGGTCCATAGGGGAACTCCCGGCCTTGAAGGAATGAGGTCCGACATCCGCAATCCATTTTTATCGGAAAGCAGGTAAAGGCGGTATGGAGCAGTCAGAAAAACTGTTGCTGAGGTCTTCCTCGTCAGAAGATACCACTCCTGAGATGGGTATCAGAATCGGACATGCGCTGGCCGTGGATCACAAGACGGTAGTAGTTGGCATGGACCTAATGAAGAGCAGCCCCATGATGAAGAACGCTTTGATCTCCGGACTCATATCGTCCGGAACGGACGTGATAGACCTTGGCTACGTATCCGAGCCCGTGGCCGCATACATGGCGAAAATGGGCGACTGCTGCGTTTATGTCACAGAGTTCCGCCAGCATGATCTGATGAGCGGATATCTCCTGATAGACAAGGATGGCAGCTTCTTCAACAGAGAGGAGATCAGGAATCTGCAGGCTGTCTCCGAAGAGAAGCATGAATTGCCCAACTACAAATCCATCGGTACCGTGAAGCACTACTACAACGCAATAAGGGAATACAACGAGGCACTGATGGCCAGCGTTCAGGGGGCCAACGGCGGAACCGTCGTCCTGAACTGCAACTGCGGAACTGCTACAGATTCCGCTCCTCAGATACTCAATGCAATAGGCACTGACATCATCTCGATCAATGCCCAGAAGGACAGGAACTTCTTCTCCAATTCCCTTTCGACCAAAGAGGCCGACGTCAAGCATATGAAGGCCCTGGTAGAAGCGAATCAAGGTTCCATAGGTATATCGATAAACCGTATCGGAACCCTTATGAGGGTGTTCGATGAGAACGGGAACCCACTCACAGACGAACAGGTCCTTGCGATACTGGTCCTTTATCTCAGACCCGAGAGACTGGTCGTTCCGATGAATTTATCATGGCTTATCAGCGACCTGTTCAAAGGAAAGATAAAGATCGATGTGGACACACCACACCCCGTACCGGATGCGGAGAAGATGAAATTCATCGTCTGCGTACCGAACTCGGGAGACGTCCACAAGGCCCAAGCTCAAAACCAGGCAGAACTCGGATACTACGACGGGGGATTCGTGTTCAGCAACATCAGCTACACGCCAGATGCGCTTCACGCTTCGATCATCCTTTCCCAATTCTCATCTACCAACAGCATGTCGGACATCATTTCGCAGTTCCCTGAATACCATTCGGAGAACAAAACATACAAGATAACCTGCAGCCAGGCAGACTTCGCGCGTATGATGGACCAATATGTTACGGAAGTCAGCCCCTTGGTCGCTCACGACAAGGGTTGCTGGAGGATCGACATGCCGGACGGGGGATTCTTCGTATCCTTGGACAGTGAATTAGAGGATACCGTCAACGTCACTGCCGAATCCAATGACAAGCTGTACCTTATCAGCCTCATCGAGATCATCGATGAACTGATGGAGAAGTGCGTCTCGGGTCAGTAAATTACCTTGATGTCGACGGGTTCTCCGCGGGAATCGTATGCCTTCCAGCTGTTACGGTCGTAAGGCTGGCAGGTGATGAAGTGAATCCCGCCGGTGTTGCTGAAGAAATCCTTATCTGCCTCGGACGGCTGATTTGAATAACCAGGATGCGAATGTGCCGATCCTGCTATGGAATAGTCTATGGGCTCCATCCACTGATTGATGAAGCTGTGCTCATCGCCGAACACCGTACCAGGAAGCATCACCATCTCGGAGATCACACCGTCGATCTCCCTGTGCATGCAGAGGAACTCATCGGGATAGGCCGATCTCGCGGATTCGTTGAAACCGTCGATGAAGCTCGCACTGACACCGATTATCTTGTTCATAAAGCGTTCACCAGTTTCTCACGGACACGTGAGAAGAAGTCCATGTTGAACCTTATGAATCTGGCCTTCTTCTTTGAGATCATGAAATCGACCTTGGAACCGCCTTCCATGGGGATCTCCTCCTGACCATCCAGCACTATGACGCATTCCTTGTCCAGAACGGATTCTACGGTTATCTTGCTGGTGGCAGGAACCACGAATGACCTCGAAGTGGACTTGTATGCTGCCATCGGAACGACCATCAGGGCATTCACATGCGGATCCATGTATGGTGCTCCCAGACTCATGGCGTAACAAGTGGAACCGGTCGGTGTGGAGATTATGACCCCGTCGGAACGCATCTCGCAGGCGAGGACGTCGTCGACATAGATCTTGTAATGACGGATCTTGGCCACCGACGACGTGTGTATTAGGGCCTCGTTCACCGAATCGTTCAGATACTCGCCGTTGTACCATGAGGCGAGCTTGAAACGGGTCTCGATAGTGTAATCCTCTCTCAGGAGCCTCTCGATACCGGCCTTGATGTTGTCGCGGTCGATCTCTGCCAGGAATCCGACGCTTCCGCCGTTTATCCCTATGACCATCGCATCGGTCTGCTGGAGCACCCTCAGTAGGGTACCGTCCCCTCCGACCACTATGACTATGTCCGCATCCATCTCCTTGATCGGGGTACCGGGCAGCCCCATGATATCGGCTATCTGGGAGTCCAGAACATAATCGTGGCCTTTGAGGGCATCGATGACCTGCTGGGTATAATCCACTGCTTTGGGGATCGAGGTATTGGCGTAGATACCGTACTTGTGATCTCTGACAGGGTCCTTTCCACGCATCAGGTAATCAAAGACCTCCTTGTACCCCACGGCCATCACGTTGCTCCTGTGCTCCAGATCGAACTTCATATCGAGTACGTTCCCTTCGAGGTCGTAGATCTCTCCGCCTGCCTCCCTCAGTATGAGGACGGCAGCAGCGATGTCCACTATCCTCTCGCAGTGGACGTAATTCTCCGAATACATACAGAACGCATCCGCCTGACCCTCGGCGATTATCACGGTCTCCAGAGACGAGCATCCCAACCAGCGGCTGGAGGATGCTTTCTTGGAGATGTTGTATGCCTCGGGGTGGGCGTACCTGCCCATGTAGTTCATCACGAAGAGATCCTTGAAATCGGGCTTGCGGACGTGAATCTGCCTTCCGTTCTTGAAGGCACCCTTCCCTTTCTCGGCCCAATATGTATCGCCAGTGACCAGGTTGCGAATGTAACCCAGCCTCATTCCTGCAAGTGAATCCTTTCCGACTCCGAGTGAGACCGTGTAGTAGGGTATCTCCGCCACTGCATTGCTGGACCCGTCTATTGGATCCAGGACCAAAGTCTCCTCTCCTCCCCTGTCGACGAATCCGATCTCCTCGCTCAGCACATTGAGCGGGACGGCGTTCCTCTCGAGATACATCAGCACAGCATTCTCCGCCACCTTGTCTAAACGCGAAGTGGGGGTTCCGTCCGCTCCGATACATATCTCCTCGCCGATGTTGGTATCGGGAATCTTGCGTATCTCCTGCTGCACGGCATCCGATATGGCCGAGAGGGTCTCTATCGTGATCATGCCGTGACGATTGACAGGATTTTATAAAGAATATACCATGGAAGTGTCAATGGAGCCATTGAACTTCACTTCGGACAGAGTCTTCATGGACAGAGGCCGCCTCTACACAATCTCCATGTGCCCCGGGAAGAGGATCTACGGCGAAAGGCTGTTCACACTGTCTGGTACCGAATACAGGGAATGGGATCCCAGGAGGAGCAAGCTGTCCGCCTACCTTACCGTTGGAGGCAGAAAGTTCCCGTTTGAGAAGGATTCCAAGGTGCTCTATCTTGGTGCATCCAGCGGTACGACGCCATCGCACATTGCGGACATCAGTTCTGAGGGAAAGGTCTACTGCGTGGAATTCGCACAGAGGATGTTTAGAGAACTGGTCGGTACATGTGAGACACGCCCCAACATGATGCCTATCCTCGAGGATGCTACCAAACCTGAGGAGTATTCGATGTTCACTGACGGAGTTGACATCGTCTATCAGGATGTTGCCCAGAAGATGCAGGCCAAGATCCTGTGCGACAATATGGATGCTTTCGATGCCAAGTACGGCATGGTTGCCGTGAAGGCCCGTTCCGAGGACGTCACCGCATCCCCTGAATCGATATTCAAAGAAGCGGAGAAGATCATCCGCGACAGGGGATACAGAATCATCGACGATGAGCCCTTAGACCCCTATGAGAAGGCCCACGCGATGATCGTGATCGAGAGGGAATGAACATGAGAACAGCGTATGCCATTGCTTTCGACGGTGACAGGTTTCTCATGGTCTGGCACAATA
This is a stretch of genomic DNA from Thermoplasmata archaeon. It encodes these proteins:
- a CDS encoding ABC transporter ATP-binding protein, coding for MTNDDGWTIRALLRPHMKVIIFITALQIVGVIAQAVAITLLKPILNKGIYDGDFSKLILFGCFLIISTLVLSLILFVTTNLASKVATSVAEELRGRLVEVAVKSNNINALGIVPSEAMVCLTNDVSSIQRFVFETLRTYLPMPILLGILIVYTFDTNAILGTILFATLAFVGSFTYVFTRRLQPLYKKQVETMSDVNSSLREKIPGARTIRAYDGYDYEVEKFGEYSAQFGAMNRKVVLNSYYVSSLVTACMWIFIVFTFVASALDEGNKLIATDIIIFMQVATYIIATLALVPYAYVGVPRMRECFSHLKEVVINAQSMEKTYGEPEVDEDTGTIFLAKDVNLKSRHGRVIFDGINLEIDRGKTVSIVGPNDNDSSELFKMALGFTMPDTGRLTVCGMDVSSTDPVLLRGHISYVNNSMHIFRGTLRYNLDPKGNHSDEEILSVCERIGLGRFIVDMPGGLDSMLYDNVSHTSGGQRLLILMVRGLLRDSDLYIFDDCFFSLDKRTKGLAMSTISEMCAGKTVVFIMHDTSTCEVSDSIILMQQGKVVGQGTHSELLESSVLYDNMYRTGQGRNGTWA
- a CDS encoding sugar kinase, encoding METLSAISDAVQQEIRKIPDTNIGEEICIGADGTPTSRLDKVAENAVLMYLERNAVPLNVLSEEIGFVDRGGEETLVLDPIDGSSNAVAEIPYYTVSLGVGKDSLAGMRLGYIRNLVTGDTYWAEKGKGAFKNGRQIHVRKPDFKDLFVMNYMGRYAHPEAYNISKKASSSRWLGCSSLETVIIAEGQADAFCMYSENYVHCERIVDIAAAVLILREAGGEIYDLEGNVLDMKFDLEHRSNVMAVGYKEVFDYLMRGKDPVRDHKYGIYANTSIPKAVDYTQQVIDALKGHDYVLDSQIADIMGLPGTPIKEMDADIVIVVGGDGTLLRVLQQTDAMVIGINGGSVGFLAEIDRDNIKAGIERLLREDYTIETRFKLASWYNGEYLNDSVNEALIHTSSVAKIRHYKIYVDDVLACEMRSDGVIISTPTGSTCYAMSLGAPYMDPHVNALMVVPMAAYKSTSRSFVVPATSKITVESVLDKECVIVLDGQEEIPMEGGSKVDFMISKKKARFIRFNMDFFSRVREKLVNAL
- a CDS encoding fibrillarin-like rRNA/tRNA 2'-O-methyltransferase, translated to MEPLNFTSDRVFMDRGRLYTISMCPGKRIYGERLFTLSGTEYREWDPRRSKLSAYLTVGGRKFPFEKDSKVLYLGASSGTTPSHIADISSEGKVYCVEFAQRMFRELVGTCETRPNMMPILEDATKPEEYSMFTDGVDIVYQDVAQKMQAKILCDNMDAFDAKYGMVAVKARSEDVTASPESIFKEAEKIIRDRGYRIIDDEPLDPYEKAHAMIVIERE